In one Dermacentor albipictus isolate Rhodes 1998 colony chromosome 4, USDA_Dalb.pri_finalv2, whole genome shotgun sequence genomic region, the following are encoded:
- the Stt3B gene encoding dolichyl-diphosphooligosaccharide--protein glycosyltransferase subunit STT3B isoform X2: protein MAGTGKKSDGLFRQSIGWHTLLRFTILALAWLVGFSSRLFAVIRFESIIHEFDPWFNYRSTHYMVKHGFYNFLNWFDERAWYPLGRIVGGTVYPGLMITSGAIHYVLSLLHITVHIRDVCVFLAPVFSGLTALATYFLTKELWNDAAGLFAACFIAIVPGYISRSVAGSYDNEGIAIFALMFTYFLWVKAVKTGAIFWAVLTALSYFYMVSAWGGYVFIINLIPLHVFVLLLMNRFSNRIYIAYNTFFILGLLMSMQIPFVGFQPVRTSEHMASAGVFVLLNAYALLKYLQTFFSRSEMKTLFFGAVAAVAGLVFLSVVILTYAGYIAPWSGRFYSLWDTGYAKIHIPIIASVSEHQPTTWFSFFFDLHALVATFPVGLWYCVKNINDERVFIVLYAVTSVYFAGVMVRLMLTLTPVVCVLSAIAFSSTLKLYLQEEEPKAGQQGSSNHQGGQASSSSQGDSDDSDDGREKKKLYDKAGKLRKIKSDQGRENVGLGTNVRSIVVVVLMMILMMFAVHCTWVTSNAYSSPSIVLASYSSDGSRAILDDFREAYYWLSQNTHENARVMSWWDYGYQIAGMANRTTLVDNNTWNNSHIALVGKAMSSNETAAYEIMKALDVDYVLVIFGGVIGYSGDDINKFLWMVRIAEGEHPKDIKETDYFNDKGEFRVDEYGSQTLLNCLMYKMSYYRFGEVQLDYRSPPGFDRTRNMEIGNKHFTLEHLEEAYTTEHWLVRIFKVKKEANRPRIPYVQRQIKARSTFVSKKVKPQAGASSPSHNSGSGQSRPP from the exons ATGGCGGGGACCGGCAAGAAGTCGGATGGTCTGTTTCGGCAAAGTATCGGTTGGCATACTCTACTTCGTTTCACAATCTTGGCCCTAGCATGGCTCGTCGGCTTCAGCTCCCGGCTTTTTGCTGTTATACGCTTCGAGAGCATCATCCACGAGTTCGACCCATG GTTCAACTACCGGTCGACACACTACATGGTCAAGCATGGGTTTTACAATTTCCTAAACTGGTTCGATGAAAGAGCCTGGTACCCACTTGGAAGGATAGTGGGTGGAACG GTGTATCCAGGGCTTATGATAACTTCTGGGGCTATCCACTATGTCCTAAGCCTTCTCCACATAACTGTACACATACGAGATGTATGTGTCTTCTTAGCACCTGTCTTTAG TGGGCTGACTGCACTTGCGACATACTTTTTAACAAAAGAACTTTGGAATGATGCAGCAGGTCTTTttgcagcctgtttcattgctaTCG TGCCTGGATACATCAGCCGTTCAGTGGCAGGAAGCTATGACAACGAAGGCATTGCCATCTTTGCACTCATGTTCACATATTTCTTGTGGGTCAAGGCAGTCAAAACTGGTGCCATCTTCTGGGCAGTTCTTACTGCACTTTCCTACTTTTACATG GTCTCCGCATGGGGTGGCTATGTCTTCATTATTAACCTCATTCCACTGCATGTGtttgtgctgctgctgatgaacCGGTTCTCAAATCGAATCTACATAG CCTACAACACTTTCTTCATACTAGGCCTGCTCATGTCCATGCAAATCCCATTTGTTGGCTTCCAGCCAGTGCGCACTAGTGAGCACATGGCTTCAGCAG GTGTATTTGTGCTGCTCAATGCCTATGCCCTGCTCAAGTACCTGCAAACCTTTTTCTCCCGGTCCGAGATGAAGACTTTATTCTTTGGCGCTGTAGCTGCAGTAGCTGGACTGGTGTTTCTGTCTGTGGTCATTCTTACCTATGCAG GCTACATTGCTCCGTGGAGTGGCCGCTTCTACTCCCTTTGGGACACGGGCTATGCCAAGATCCACATTCCAATCATTGCCTCGGTATCTGAGCACCAGCCAACCACGTGGTTCTCCTTCTTCTTTGACCTGCACGCCTTGGTGGCCACGTTTCCAGTTGGCCTCTGGTACTGCGTCAAGAACATCAATGACGAGCGGGTGTTCA TTGTGCTGTATGCCGTGACATCGGTGTACTTTGCTGGAGTGATGGTTCGGCTGATGCTCACGCTGACGCCTGTGGTGTGCGTGCTGAGTGCCATTGCCTTCTCGAGTACCCTGAAGCTGTACTTGCAAGAGGAGGAGCCCAAGGCTGGACAGCAGGGCAGCAGCAACCACCAGGGTGGCcaggccagcagcagcagccagggCGACAGTGATGACAGTGATGACGGCCGTGAGAAGAAGAAGCTCTATGACAAG GCAGGCAAGCTTCGCAAGATCAAGTCTGACCAAGGTCGTGAGAATGTGGGCCTAGGCACCAACGTGCGGAGCATAGTGGTTGTTGTGCTGATGATGATTCTCATGATGTTTGCCGTCCACTGCACTTGGGTTACCAGCAACGCATATTCCAGTCCCAGCATTGTGCTTGCTTCCTACAGCTCGGATGG GTCAAGGGCCATCTTGGACGACTTCCGGGAGGCTTACTACTGGCTTTCTCAAAACACACATGAAAATGCACGTGTGATGTCATGGTGGGACTATGGGTATCAGATAGCAGGCATGGCCAACCGTACAACTCTCGTAGACAACAATACATGGAATAATAGTCACATTGCACTG GTAGGAAAGGCCATGTCATCAAATGAAACTGCAGCATATGAGATTATGAAAGCACTGGATGTGGACTATGTACTTGTCATCTTTGGTGGTGTGATTGGCTACTCCGGTGATGACATTAACAAGTTCCTTTGGATGGTGAGAATTGCAGAAGGTGAACACCCCAAGGATATAAAG GAAACTGATTACTTCAATGACAAGGGAGAGTTCAGAGTAGACGAGTATGGATCCCAAACACTGCTGAACTGCCTCATGTACAAGATGAGCTATTACCGCTTTGGTGAAGTTCAG CTCGACTACCGGTCACCACCGGGCTTTGACCGCACACGCAACATGGAGATAGGCAACAAGCACTTCACCCTTGAGCACCTCGAGGAGGCATACACAACCGAGCACTGGCTGGTGCGCATCTTCAAGGTGAAGAAGGAGGCCAACCGTCCACGTATCCCCTATGTTCAGCGCCAGATCAAGGCCCGGAGCACCTTTGTCTCCAAAAAGGTAAAGCCACAGGCAGGGGCCTCTTCCCCATCCCACAACAGCGGCAGCGGGCAGAGCAGGCCGCCTTAG
- the Stt3B gene encoding dolichyl-diphosphooligosaccharide--protein glycosyltransferase subunit STT3B isoform X1, whose translation MAGTGKKSDGLFRQSIGWHTLLRFTILALAWLVGFSSRLFAVIRFESIIHEFDPWFNYRSTHYMVKHGFYNFLNWFDERAWYPLGRIVGGTVYPGLMITSGAIHYVLSLLHITVHIRDVCVFLAPVFSGLTALATYFLTKELWNDAAGLFAACFIAIVPGYISRSVAGSYDNEGIAIFALMFTYFLWVKAVKTGAIFWAVLTALSYFYMVSAWGGYVFIINLIPLHVFVLLLMNRFSNRIYIAYNTFFILGLLMSMQIPFVGFQPVRTSEHMASAGVFVLLNAYALLKYLQTFFSRSEMKTLFFGAVAAVAGLVFLSVVILTYAGYIAPWSGRFYSLWDTGYAKIHIPIIASVSEHQPTTWFSFFFDLHALVATFPVGLWYCVKNINDERVFIVLYAVTSVYFAGVMVRLMLTLTPVVCVLSAIAFSSTLKLYLQEEEPKAGQQGSSNHQGGQASSSSQGDSDDSDDGREKKKLYDKAGKLRKIKSDQGRENVGLGTNVRSIVVVVLMMILMMFAVHCTWVTSNAYSSPSIVLASYSSDGSRAILDDFREAYYWLSQNTHENARVMSWWDYGYQIAGMANRTTLVDNNTWNNSHIALVGKAMSSNETAAYEIMKALDVDYVLVIFGGVIGYSGDDINKFLWMVRIAEGEHPKDIKETDYFNDKGEFRVDEYGSQTLLNCLMYKMSYYRFGEVQLDYRSPPGFDRTRNMEIGNKHFTLEHLEEAYTTEHWLVRIFKVKKEANRPRIPYVQRQIKARSTFVSKKSSRKRKGFIRNRPNVVKGKRSARNV comes from the exons ATGGCGGGGACCGGCAAGAAGTCGGATGGTCTGTTTCGGCAAAGTATCGGTTGGCATACTCTACTTCGTTTCACAATCTTGGCCCTAGCATGGCTCGTCGGCTTCAGCTCCCGGCTTTTTGCTGTTATACGCTTCGAGAGCATCATCCACGAGTTCGACCCATG GTTCAACTACCGGTCGACACACTACATGGTCAAGCATGGGTTTTACAATTTCCTAAACTGGTTCGATGAAAGAGCCTGGTACCCACTTGGAAGGATAGTGGGTGGAACG GTGTATCCAGGGCTTATGATAACTTCTGGGGCTATCCACTATGTCCTAAGCCTTCTCCACATAACTGTACACATACGAGATGTATGTGTCTTCTTAGCACCTGTCTTTAG TGGGCTGACTGCACTTGCGACATACTTTTTAACAAAAGAACTTTGGAATGATGCAGCAGGTCTTTttgcagcctgtttcattgctaTCG TGCCTGGATACATCAGCCGTTCAGTGGCAGGAAGCTATGACAACGAAGGCATTGCCATCTTTGCACTCATGTTCACATATTTCTTGTGGGTCAAGGCAGTCAAAACTGGTGCCATCTTCTGGGCAGTTCTTACTGCACTTTCCTACTTTTACATG GTCTCCGCATGGGGTGGCTATGTCTTCATTATTAACCTCATTCCACTGCATGTGtttgtgctgctgctgatgaacCGGTTCTCAAATCGAATCTACATAG CCTACAACACTTTCTTCATACTAGGCCTGCTCATGTCCATGCAAATCCCATTTGTTGGCTTCCAGCCAGTGCGCACTAGTGAGCACATGGCTTCAGCAG GTGTATTTGTGCTGCTCAATGCCTATGCCCTGCTCAAGTACCTGCAAACCTTTTTCTCCCGGTCCGAGATGAAGACTTTATTCTTTGGCGCTGTAGCTGCAGTAGCTGGACTGGTGTTTCTGTCTGTGGTCATTCTTACCTATGCAG GCTACATTGCTCCGTGGAGTGGCCGCTTCTACTCCCTTTGGGACACGGGCTATGCCAAGATCCACATTCCAATCATTGCCTCGGTATCTGAGCACCAGCCAACCACGTGGTTCTCCTTCTTCTTTGACCTGCACGCCTTGGTGGCCACGTTTCCAGTTGGCCTCTGGTACTGCGTCAAGAACATCAATGACGAGCGGGTGTTCA TTGTGCTGTATGCCGTGACATCGGTGTACTTTGCTGGAGTGATGGTTCGGCTGATGCTCACGCTGACGCCTGTGGTGTGCGTGCTGAGTGCCATTGCCTTCTCGAGTACCCTGAAGCTGTACTTGCAAGAGGAGGAGCCCAAGGCTGGACAGCAGGGCAGCAGCAACCACCAGGGTGGCcaggccagcagcagcagccagggCGACAGTGATGACAGTGATGACGGCCGTGAGAAGAAGAAGCTCTATGACAAG GCAGGCAAGCTTCGCAAGATCAAGTCTGACCAAGGTCGTGAGAATGTGGGCCTAGGCACCAACGTGCGGAGCATAGTGGTTGTTGTGCTGATGATGATTCTCATGATGTTTGCCGTCCACTGCACTTGGGTTACCAGCAACGCATATTCCAGTCCCAGCATTGTGCTTGCTTCCTACAGCTCGGATGG GTCAAGGGCCATCTTGGACGACTTCCGGGAGGCTTACTACTGGCTTTCTCAAAACACACATGAAAATGCACGTGTGATGTCATGGTGGGACTATGGGTATCAGATAGCAGGCATGGCCAACCGTACAACTCTCGTAGACAACAATACATGGAATAATAGTCACATTGCACTG GTAGGAAAGGCCATGTCATCAAATGAAACTGCAGCATATGAGATTATGAAAGCACTGGATGTGGACTATGTACTTGTCATCTTTGGTGGTGTGATTGGCTACTCCGGTGATGACATTAACAAGTTCCTTTGGATGGTGAGAATTGCAGAAGGTGAACACCCCAAGGATATAAAG GAAACTGATTACTTCAATGACAAGGGAGAGTTCAGAGTAGACGAGTATGGATCCCAAACACTGCTGAACTGCCTCATGTACAAGATGAGCTATTACCGCTTTGGTGAAGTTCAG CTCGACTACCGGTCACCACCGGGCTTTGACCGCACACGCAACATGGAGATAGGCAACAAGCACTTCACCCTTGAGCACCTCGAGGAGGCATACACAACCGAGCACTGGCTGGTGCGCATCTTCAAGGTGAAGAAGGAGGCCAACCGTCCACGTATCCCCTATGTTCAGCGCCAGATCAAGGCCCGGAGCACCTTTGTCTCCAAAAAG